In Solanum pennellii chromosome 3, SPENNV200, a single window of DNA contains:
- the LOC107014498 gene encoding malate synthase, glyoxysomal-like, protein MASFEETFTQPKTTVPKKSSGIIGYDVPDGVDIRGRYDPEFSKILTRGALQFVASLQREFRNHIKYAMECRREAKMRYNNGGLPGFDPTTKYIREGEWVCAPVPEAVADRRVEITGPVDRKMVIDALNSRAKVFMADFEDALSPSWENLMRGQINLRDAVNRTITFQDQARNKVYKLNDQTATLFVRPRGWHLPEAHIFIDGEPATGCLVDFGLYFFHNYANFRKAQGQGSGPFFYLPKMEHSREARIWNNVFERAEKWVRIEKGSIRATALIETLPAVFQMNEILYELRDHSVGLNCGRWDYIFSYIKTFQGHPDRVLPDRTQVGMAQHFMRSYSDLLIHTCHKRGVHAMGGMAAHIPIRDDPAANEAALELVRKDKLREVMAGHDGTWVTHPGLVPACMEVFTNNMGNSPNQIHSMKRQDASILDEEDLLQRPRGVCTLECLRLNTRVGIQYLEAWLTGLGCVPLYNFMEEAAAAEISRVQNWQWLKYGAELDGDGLGVKVNLDLFGRVVEEEMARIEREVGKEKFKKGMYKVACKLFTGQCSAPVLDDFMTLDAYNNIVIHHPIGSSRL, encoded by the exons atggcTAGCTTTGAAGAGACATTCACTCAACCCAAAACCACTGTTCCAAAAAAGAGTAGTGGAATTATAGGTTATGATGTACCTGATGGAGTGGACATTAGGGGACGATATGATCCTGAATTTTCCAAGATTTTAACTAGGGGTGCTTTGCAATTTGTAGCTAGTTTGCAGAGGGAATTCAGGAATCATATCAAGTATGCTATGGAGTGCCGGAGAGAGGCCAAAATGAGGTACAATAATGGCGGTTTGCCGGGTTTTGATCCAACAACCAAGTACATTAGGGAAGGAGAGTGGGTGTGTGCTCCTGTGCCGGAGGCTGTGGCTGATCGGAGGGTGGAGATTACTGGACCAGTCGATAGGAAGATGGTCATCGATGCCCTTAATTCTAGAGCTAAAGTTTTCATG GCGGACTTTGAAGATGCACTGTCACCAAGCTGGGAGAATTTAATGAGAGGCCAGATAAATTTGAGGGATGCAGTAAATAGAACAATAACATTCCAAGATCAAGCTAGAAACAAAGTGTATAAACTGAATGATCAGACAGCTACGTTGTTTGTGCGCCCAAGAGGGTGGCATTTGCCAGAAGCTCACATCTTCATTGATGGTGAGCCTGCAACGGGTTGCCTTGTCGACTTCGGCCTCTACTTTTTCCACAACTATGCCAACTTCCGCAAGGCCCAAGGTCAAGGATCTGGACCCTTCTTCTATCTACCCAAAATGGAACATTCTAG GGAAGCTAGAATATGGAACAATGTTTTTGAGAGGGCAGAGAAATGGGTTAGAATTGAGAAAGGAAGCATTAGGGCTACTGCCCTAATTGAAACACTTCCAGCTGTGTTTCAGATGAATGAAATCTTGTATGAACTGAGGGACCATTCTGTTGGCCTCAATTGTGGTAGATGGGATTACATTTTCAGCTACATCAAGACATTCCAGGGTCACCCTGATCGAGTGCTCCCCGATAGGACACAAGTTGGCATGGCTCAACACTTTATGAGGAGTTATTCCGACTTGCTCATCCACACTTGTCATAAGCGTGGCGTCCATGCTATGGGAGGCATG GCAGCTCATATTCCAATTAGAGATGATCCAGCAGCTAACGAGGCAGCATTGGAACTTGTAAGGAAGGATAAGCTAAGAGAAGTGATGGCGGGACATGATGGGACATGGGTTACTCACCCTGGCCTAGTTCCAGCATGCATGGAAGTCTTCACTAACAACATGGGCAATTCCCCAAACCAAATCCATTCCATGAAGCGCCAAGATGCATCCATCCTAGATGAAGAAGACCTGCTGCAGAGGCCGAGAGGGGTCTGTACCTTGGAGTGCCTTCGGCTGAACACCCGAGTGGGAATTCAGTACTTAGAAGCCTGGCTGACAGGGCTTGGTTGTGTCCCTCTTTACAACTTCATGGAGGAAGCTGCCGCAGCTGAGATTAGCAGAGTCCAGAATTGGCAGTGGCTGAAATATGGTGCGGAATTGGATGGAGATGGGCTTGGGGTGAAAGTGAACTTAGACCTGTTTGGAAGAGTGGTTGAGGAAGAAATGGCTAGGATTGAGAGAGAAGTTGGAAAGGAGAAATTCAAGAAGGGAATGTACAAGGTGGCTTGCAAGTTATTCACAGGGCAATGCAGTGCACCAGTTCTGGATGATTTTATGACTCTTGATGCCTACAATAACATTGTCATACACCATCCTATTGGATCATCCCGGCTCTAA